In one Drosophila albomicans strain 15112-1751.03 chromosome X, ASM965048v2, whole genome shotgun sequence genomic region, the following are encoded:
- the LOC117567591 gene encoding ATP synthase subunit delta, mitochondrial produces MSFVKNARLLAARGARLAQNRSYSDEMKLTFAAANKTFYDAAVVRQIDVPSFSGAFGILAKHVPTLAVLKPGVVQVTDNEGKLTKYFVSSGSVTVNEDSSVQVLAEEAHNVADIDVNEARQLLSKYQSELSSAASDKAKAEAAIAIEVAEALVKAAE; encoded by the exons ATGTCGTTTGTGAAGAATGCTCGCCTGTTGGCCGCCCGCGGCGCTCGTTTGGCCCAGAATCGTTCGTACTCCGATGAGATGAAATTGACTTTTGCTGCCGCTAACAAAACGTTCTACGATGCCGCCGTCGTTCGTCAAATCGATGTGCCATCGTTTAGCGGCGCCTTTGGCATTCTGGCCAAGCATGTGCCCACCCTGG CTGTGCTCAAACCCGGCGTCGTCCAGGTGACCGACAACGAGGGCAAGCTGACCAAGTACTTTGTGTCCAGCGGCTCTGTGACCGTCAACGAGGATTCCTCTGTGCAGGTGCTCGCCGAGGAGGCTCACAATGTGGCCGACATCGATGTGAATGAGGCCAGACAGCTGCTTTCCAAATACCAATcagagctcagctcagctgccAGCGATAAg GCCAAGGCGGAAgctgccatcgccatcgaaGTTGCTGAGGCGCTTGTCAAAGCTGccgaataa